CATGGGTCTTTGGAGTCAACTTGAGTGAGGTCGCTGAGCCTGATCTTCACGTGTATCCGAACCTGGCTGCCTTCTTCTACCGCAAGTTGAAACCCGGTGTTCGCCCCGTCGACCTGGACCCTCGTGCGCTTGTTTCTCCTTCAGATGGACGGATCCTACAGTTTGGTATGATTGAACGCGGCGAGGTTGAGCAAGTCAAGGGTATGACATACAGCCTGGATGCCCTTTTGGGTGCCGCTACACCCGTGACAGCCGATCGCAGTAACCGCATGTCGGACTCTTCAGGCGAGGTGGGCCAGGTGGATGTTGAGAACATGAAGGCCGACCAGGAATTTGCAACCGTGAACGGGATTTCTTACACTTTGCCTTCGCTGCTTTCTGGTGAATCCGGCGCACCTGCCAAGAGACGAGCCTCTATCGATGCATCCACAACCTCCAAATCCGTTTCCGAGAGTGAAGTTCAGGAACAGTTGGCTCAGGCAGAGGGAACCTCTTGGTTTGCTCCCAAGGCGACTGCTAACCGCGCACTCTTCTACATTGTGATCTACCTGGCCCCTGGTGACTATCATCGTTTCCACTCGCCCACTGAGTGGGTGGTGGAAAGCCGCCGCCATTTCGCCGGTGAACTGTACTCCGTCTCTCCCTACTTGCAACGTACCTTGCCTGGACTCTTCACTCTCAACGAGCGAGTTGCTCTGCTGGGCCGCTGGCGATGGGGCTTCTTCAGTTACACTCCCGTTGGTGCGACTAATGTGGGCTCGATTAAAATCAACTTTGATGCCGAGTTGCGTACCAACAGCCTCCTGACCGATACTGCTGCAGACTTGGCGGCTGCCCAGGCTGCCGAGCGAGGCGAAAAGGACCCGGGCTTTGTTGAGGCTACCTACGCTCATGCCAGTCGCACTCTGGGTGGTCATCCACTCCGTCGTGGCGAGGAGATGGG
This genomic window from Penicillium oxalicum strain HP7-1 chromosome III, whole genome shotgun sequence contains:
- a CDS encoding Phosphatidylserine decarboxylase proenzyme 1 → MAKRLLTQTTSLSCRIARPPRGFATPMESLSFRATARRNSVRQFSSKSWKQYHKENGSEGTPRRGFGSRLRFALRNTKVEWYPIPVGLGIGLLGALTFYKSQRAERDRVDRDETSNDYENGKRPPRRPRVVPSGPWQVQVMSTLPLKAISRLWGRFNEIELPYYFRVPGFKLYSWVFGVNLSEVAEPDLHVYPNLAAFFYRKLKPGVRPVDLDPRALVSPSDGRILQFGMIERGEVEQVKGMTYSLDALLGAATPVTADRSNRMSDSSGEVGQVDVENMKADQEFATVNGISYTLPSLLSGESGAPAKRRASIDASTTSKSVSESEVQEQLAQAEGTSWFAPKATANRALFYIVIYLAPGDYHRFHSPTEWVVESRRHFAGELYSVSPYLQRTLPGLFTLNERVALLGRWRWGFFSYTPVGATNVGSIKINFDAELRTNSLLTDTAADLAAAQAAERGEKDPGFVEATYAHASRTLGGHPLRRGEEMGGFQLGSTVVLVFEAPLGTRKSFDAGWPEEERPDGWTWSVEKGQRIKMGERLGFVREG